Within Colius striatus isolate bColStr4 chromosome 5, bColStr4.1.hap1, whole genome shotgun sequence, the genomic segment ATTTCTCTAATGTCTGTTTAGACATTCTAAATAATAATTCTTCTCTATTTAGAAAAAATGACGGAAAAAATACCAGTCATGATTTTGTTATTATAAACTGAGCTCTAAAAAACTATTCTTGAGGTTTCAGTGCTTGAAGATAAAGGAGAGAAACGGCAGcaaaaacaagaacaaagagaacaaagaaGGTACCTGATTTTCTGCTCCATTTCTTCTAAGGATTCCTTCTTCACTATGTCGAGCTCCTGCTGATGCTCCTTCCGCAGAGCACGTAAGTCTCCCTGAAGAGTATTCACTTCTTTGCGTAGCTTCTGTTTCTCCCTTTCAGTCTCTTCCAGTTTAGTCTGCAAGTCCTTCTGCTGGTTACACAGATCACCTACTGACACCTGCAGTTCCACACCAGATTTAGCTTTTTCCTCAGAAGCTTTCAGattgttctttctctcttccagctgctgctgtaaaCTTTTTAGCTTTTCTTCATGTCTCAAACTCTCAATCCTCTGTGCTTCACTTTCCTTCAATAGGCTATCTTCCAACTCTTTTATCTTCTCTTCTAAAGATTGATTGATTATCTCAGTTTCCTGAAGCTTTTTCTGGAGATCTCCAATCACATTCTCTGTCTCAAGACGCTTTTGTTCTTCAGTGTTTAGTTTCTCTCTGTTGCTTGCTAAACCATCACCACAACGAGCATGTTCATCCGCTAGTAACGAGTATTTTTTGGTTTGCTCCTCAAGTTCTTTCCTGAGGCTTTCAGTCCTACTCTGCTCCTCCTGATGGCTCTTCTCAACACACTCTAGTTTTTTAAGCAGTTCTAGATGAGATTCATTACTCTCCTGTTGTTCCTTTTCATACTTCTGCAACAATTCATCTTTTTCAGCTAAGCTCTTCTGCAACACGTCAATTTTCTCTTCATACGTCTGTTGCACACTCTCAAGCATGTTATTTCTTtcttgctctgcagcagcttttaCACTCTCTACTTTTTGCAGCATTTCTTTCTCTAATTCTGTGGAATCTCTTGTTgacttaattttttcttttaagaactCAACCATGGCCTCACTCTCCTGCACTTTTTGTTCCAGGTCTCTCAATTGATTTTCTCTGTCTTGCTTAAATTgctgttccttttctttcatctgaGACACCAGCTGCTTTTTAATAGAACCAATTTTTTGTTCTGCCTTCTTTTTCAGATCTGCCATCTTAGCCCTGTTCTCTGCATCCCACCTCTCTTCTAATTCTTTTAGCTCCTCTTCTTTGCTTTTAAGTATCGCTGACTTAATTTGATCAAATTCCCTCTCTTTTGCTTCAAATTCAGCTTTCAGTGAACCTATCTGCTTCTCAAGATTAAGCACTTTTTCTTCAGCCTCCTTAAATCTATTGTctttttcaaaagccacctTCTCTGCCTGCTGGAGCTGCCAAACTATCTCTTTTTGCTCGGTGTCTTTTTGCTCCTTATGCTTTTTGAGCTCCTCCATCAAGGAATCATTTTCTGAGGTTTTCTGGGCGAGTTGTTCCTCTAGCTCAGCAATTCTTGCTGCCTGCTTTTTTAACTTTGCACTTAACTCACTTTCTTGCTTTTccctcctgttttgtttttgttccagttCACTTTTCAAACTGTCAAGATCCTTGCTCTGCTTAGCCAGCTGCTCCTTCAGTTTATTTAGCTCTTCATCCTTTTTATTGCCTTCAGTATTGCTTAATTCAAGTTTGCTCTGCAAATCTTTAATAGCATCATGATTTTGTGTAAACCTGGTTTGGGCTTTCGCCTTCCACTCTGACAGCTTGGCTGTGCAATGATCTACCTGCTCAAGAGCTGATGCTTTCTCTTGACTCAGCATCTCAACTTTGGACAATAACTCCTGTACCTGGTTTAACAACTGCAACCGATCCTCTTCATGTTGCTCTCTTAACAGAGACATGGCTGCTTCCTTCTCTGTTACACTTATCATGCTTTCAAGTCTAATATTAAGCTCATTAATTGTTTTGTTGAGAGCAGAGATCTCAGATTCCTTTCCCTGGAGCTCCTCCCTCACTGAGGTGGCAGCATTGATATTATCAGACAACTCTTTCCTCAGCTGTGTTATGcaggtttctttttctgacacTGCTTGCTGGTGatgctctctctctttttgcaaTTGCTCCTTCTCCTTTAGAAGCCCTTCAATGTCAGCTCTCATGGATATAATaaaattttccttctcttgcagcTGTTGTGTTGCCTTTTGCAAGGAAGAGCTCGCAGTAGAATGATGCTCTGTTACTTCTTGAAGTTGAGCTTCTAGCTCAGAAATCTTACTCCTTTTAATGACTATTGCTTCTTTAACttgtgcagctctgctctcacaCTCTGCAATTCTGTTGGTCACCATGTCaattttttcattacattttcccACCAATtcactgctttttgtttgaAACGAAGCGTTACCATTCTTCCAGTAAGCATCCAACAGGGTTGCAAGTTCTCCCAACTGTCTTTTAAACTCAGTTTCTTTTAGCTGAATTGCCTCTATTTTTTTCTCGTAACTTTCCTGATCTTTACACTGAGAGGACTGCATAGTTTGGAGCTTCTCTTCCAGTGTTTGCAATCTATCAGCTAACTCGATAATTTTGGCTTTGTCCTCTTCTTCAACCACTTTCTGTTTACTGAGCTGTTCCTGAAGCCCTGACTGCTCCTTCAGGGACTCATTAAAATCACTTTCCAATTTTTTCAACTGTGTTTTCAGGTCACTTTCTCTATCTGACAAAGCACTCTCCTTAGCCACTGACTGCAGTAGCTGTTCTTGCAATTCCCTCACAGACTCCTCCCCTCTCAGCTGTTGTTCCTTCAGCCGGGTTACTTCTGTTCTGGAGCCCTCGTTCTCAGCACTGAGGGCGGCAAGTTGCTGTTTCAGATCTCCGACTTCCTGCTCTTTCTCTTGCAGTTCCACCTCATATTTTTCCTGGAGTTCTTTAACCTGTTGATCAAGTTTCTTTTCCCAACTCTGGGTAGTTTCTTCCAATTCCCTCCTATGAGCCTCAGTAAGACTCTCTAGCTGCTCTTTCTGATTAGATTCCAGTTTTGACACGACATCGCTGATCCCAGCTGAGTTGGCGTGTGCCATTGCCGACAGCTCAGCACGGAATTCACTCTCTTTCTGACTGAACTCCAACTGCTGCTTTTCAAGCTCTTTTTTTAGTTTAGCTTCCTGCTCAGCAAGTTTCTTCTTGAAAGTTTCGTGCATATcttttgatttctgtttaattttctcCATCTTGTTCTCCTGATGTTTCAGTTTACTTTCATATTCTCCTTGTAAAGCACtatttctctgctctgctgctagCAGCTTCTGTTCAAGCTCTTCCACTTGCTTGTTCTGTAACTTCTTCACCTCttcaatttcattttgcttctcAGTTAGACTTCTCTTTGTCTCATCAGCCTCTCTTTGTAGATCCTTCAGTTGACATTCATGTTGTTGAGTTAGGGAGGTTactttttgtgtattttcctCACTTTGCTCTTGCAAACACTGCTTCAGGTCACGTGTCTGAGTGATGTACGCCTCCAACTCATTCTTCACTTCATTCAGTTGGGATTCAGTTTTTTCTAGCTGCTTACTGAGTTGAGACTTTTCACCTCTAAGATCTGTCAGCTTTTGCTCCAGCTTTACCAATTCCTCTTTATGAGACTCTGAAAGCTCCTCTATTTTTGCAGACACTTGGACAAGTTCAGCTTCAGATCCTTTTGTAGCTTCCTTTAGTTTCTGTTCATTTGATTTTAATTCCTCAAGATGTCTGTCCTTCTCCTCCAACGATAGCTTGAGTTGGCTGAGTTCCTCTTTGAGGACCTTCTCAATGCCTTGATTAgacattttgtgttcttttaacATCCTTTCAACCTCTTCCTTGTGCcgcttcctctcttcctccagctTTCCTTCTGATTCCTGCTTTGATTCACACACTTTACGATTCAGTTCTGAGAGCTCTTGTTCCAAGTCATGACGTATTTTTAGTGCTTCTGATAGCTCAGAGGACAGTGCTTCCAATTCTGTTTGCTTCACATCGAGTTTTTCTAACATTTTCTCATTCATCTCTTCTATATGTGCACGgaaatctgtttctttctctttcagaattGTATCTATCTCTTGTTCTcgtttctctctcattttttctatttcagtttCTTGTTGTTGCTTTAAgatttccattttttctgtccaaagcttttcctgctgctgtttcatgCTCTCCAACTCTTTCTCATGTCTTTCAACCATATCATTGATTTCTttactgtgctgctgcttttcagattCCATCAGAGTACTTAATTCCTTTGATTGCTTTCTATCATCTTGTGAATACTTGGCAAGAGAGCTCTCCAGTTCAAGAATCCTCTGTTAGAGAACacagttttaaaagaatatgAATATTCAAAAGGTTACAAGTTGATGGGATTTTTTCCAATCTCACCAGGTTCACGTAACTACAAGTCACTTAATTCCATTGTTTTCAGTGAAGATCAACTCTTTGTACAAGCCTTTCAGTCATTTAGTTTGCTCTCAGCTTTGCTTGCAATATGGTTATTGTATTCCTGGAAAGAATTaactttttcaaatgaaataattcACTTGATATAGGAAATATATTCCCATTTTCTTATAAAGCTAAAGTATCGATACATAGGATGAAAGATATTGGGAGTCTGCACGAGTGTTATGGAGCTTTCTATATACCTTAGCTCTATAAATCTTAGCTCTGCCTCTCAGGGAAATGCTGATGTAAAGTTAAAATGCTTCTATAGGCAAAATAGGGGTGGAGTAAGATACAAACTTGCATTAGCAGCAAATACAACCTTGCATTAGCAATATGtttttagaaatatatataaaatacaaactTGCATTTGCAGCAAATCCAACCTTACCCATTACATAAAACAAAGAACACCTCAAACAATATTTTACTTACTCAAGTATCCTTATAAATGTTTCTATGATAGCAGTACCCAGCAGTTAAACAGTTTCAAGTTTAACTCTACTGAAGTTATATAGATGGATACAAATTCATAGCCCATGCCATGATACAACTGAATGTACTACATTCTACTGTCTATAGTCTCGCAGAAAACTAGGGGCTACAGCATACCATGGCAATACATTGAATTCCTGTCACTGAAAGAAGCATTATGAGACGAAAACAATCCAAGCAAACAAATAGACAGTATTTGTAAATCTGTCACAGTTTATACCGAAAGGAATTCTTGTAAATGTGTATCCTTTTGGAATTTTTACTCACAGTTCGACAAGTCTctacttcttgatgcatctcctGAACTTTCTTATCACACTCTGACTGTAttgctttcttctgcagctCTAATTCTTCTATGGCTAGGGATCCTTGTTGCTGTTGTTCttcaagtgtttttaaaaactcactctgttttttttcctgtatcaAAAATTATCATTAATACAAGAAATTATAGTCATCACATCTTCAAAAACAGTGTAACAGGATATTCACAAACCAGTTAATAGGAATCAAACACTAAAGacctttattttctcctttattttctcCACACACAGTTTTTAATTcatctgtgaaaacaaaactgttgtAAATCActtcccttttctcttcttgGGAACTGTTTATCTTCTCTTTGTACGAAAAACATAGTGCAATCTAGTCTTTTTGTTTACCATAATTAATTGAGAGTAACATCTTAGAGAATCAGAGGCCATTCCACTTGCTAAtgtatttttaagcttttattCAATTTAATTGAAATAACAGCTTGAGAAACAATAAATTATAGTCAGGAATGGACTGTCAAAGCCCCCCAGTTGTAGTTACCAACCATCATGGAGAAGTACACACAAGAATCTACTACTTGTTAGGTAAAATTACACCATGGTTTCAAATGGATTACAGCTTatgaaaaaaggcaaagaatcCCAATGATTCTTCTTAGCCTGTCCT encodes:
- the GOLGA4 gene encoding golgin subfamily A member 4 isoform X2, with translation MFKKLKQKISEEQALPRGAGGLAAPLPPQVPYRSPPPLAKRRTASFTGQDDEGTSTPDKELLAGMIAEPAFLSEYTIFALDPTKQPKPQSDSVSETKQLLGRFTETDGSEPASPQGSLVRASSLSRLDLDAASLTFGPPSDVESETEEPPGNTDSLSKEQLLQQLHRMKRSLGSYRGRYSEIVSAYQILQRENKKLQGVLSQTQDKALRRIGELKEELQMDQQAKKHLQEEFDASVEEKDQLINVLQTQVSLLKKRLQNGQIGTELPDINIQSDPQVPSPTKEIRAEDTVEPGSNGSCGDSVKTLEALNQRAKHQENLLQRCQEHCTQLTNEKEALQEQLEERLQELEKIKDLHTSEKTKLITQLRDAKNLIEQLEQDKGMVIAETKRQMHETLEMKEEEIAQLCARIKQLTTQGKELKEQKEKSERAAFEELEKALSVAQKTEEARKKLQAEMDEKIKAVEKASEEERINLQRELSRVKQEVVEIMKKSSNDHVAELEQFHKKEMATKDQELNERLQAQEKAFQEVKAALEKKQSEFLKTLEEQQQQGSLAIEELELQKKAIQSECDKKVQEMHQEVETCRTRILELESSLAKYSQDDRKQSKELSTLMESEKQQHSKEINDMVERHEKELESMKQQQEKLWTEKMEILKQQQETEIEKMREKREQEIDTILKEKETDFRAHIEEMNEKMLEKLDVKQTELEALSSELSEALKIRHDLEQELSELNRKVCESKQESEGKLEEERKRHKEEVERMLKEHKMSNQGIEKVLKEELSQLKLSLEEKDRHLEELKSNEQKLKEATKGSEAELVQVSAKIEELSESHKEELVKLEQKLTDLRGEKSQLSKQLEKTESQLNEVKNELEAYITQTRDLKQCLQEQSEENTQKVTSLTQQHECQLKDLQREADETKRSLTEKQNEIEEVKKLQNKQVEELEQKLLAAEQRNSALQGEYESKLKHQENKMEKIKQKSKDMHETFKKKLAEQEAKLKKELEKQQLEFSQKESEFRAELSAMAHANSAGISDVVSKLESNQKEQLESLTEAHRRELEETTQSWEKKLDQQVKELQEKYEVELQEKEQEVGDLKQQLAALSAENEGSRTEVTRLKEQQLRGEESVRELQEQLLQSVAKESALSDRESDLKTQLKKLESDFNESLKEQSGLQEQLSKQKVVEEEDKAKIIELADRLQTLEEKLQTMQSSQCKDQESYEKKIEAIQLKETEFKRQLGELATLLDAYWKNGNASFQTKSSELVGKCNEKIDMVTNRIAECESRAAQVKEAIVIKRSKISELEAQLQEVTEHHSTASSSLQKATQQLQEKENFIISMRADIEGLLKEKEQLQKEREHHQQAVSEKETCITQLRKELSDNINAATSVREELQGKESEISALNKTINELNIRLESMISVTEKEAAMSLLREQHEEDRLQLLNQVQELLSKVEMLSQEKASALEQVDHCTAKLSEWKAKAQTRFTQNHDAIKDLQSKLELSNTEGNKKDEELNKLKEQLAKQSKDLDSLKSELEQKQNRREKQESELSAKLKKQAARIAELEEQLAQKTSENDSLMEELKKHKEQKDTEQKEIVWQLQQAEKVAFEKDNRFKEAEEKVLNLEKQIGSLKAEFEAKEREFDQIKSAILKSKEEELKELEERWDAENRAKMADLKKKAEQKIGSIKKQLVSQMKEKEQQFKQDRENQLRDLEQKVQESEAMVEFLKEKIKSTRDSTELEKEMLQKVESVKAAAEQERNNMLESVQQTYEEKIDVLQKSLAEKDELLQKYEKEQQESNESHLELLKKLECVEKSHQEEQSRTESLRKELEEQTKKYSLLADEHARCGDGLASNREKLNTEEQKRLETENVIGDLQKKLQETEIINQSLEEKIKELEDSLLKESEAQRIESLRHEEKLKSLQQQLEERKNNLKASEEKAKSGVELQVSVGDLCNQQKDLQTKLEETEREKQKLRKEVNTLQGDLRALRKEHQQELDIVKKESLEEMEQKIRCEKEDMELKHNSTLKQLMREFNTQLAEKERELETAVKETISKAQEVESELIESHHIETTQLHKKIAEKDDDLKRTVKKYEEILETREEEMTAKVHELQAQLEDLQKEYKQKMAEEEHWDSEKVTITELQAQLAQKTTLANDLKLKEQEFKEQIHVLEDQLKNYEKNMYVSSVGALYRGENLHCTNVSSFGEPTEFEYLRKVVFEYMMGRETKTMAKVITAVLKFPADQAQKILEREDARSLSWLPPS
- the GOLGA4 gene encoding golgin subfamily A member 4 isoform X1, with protein sequence MFKKLKQKISEEQALPRGAGGLAAPLPPQVPYRSPPPLAKRRTASFTGQDDEGTSTPDKESETKQLLGRFTETDGSEPASPQGSLVRASSLSRLDLDAASLTFGPPSDVESETEEPPGNTDSLSKEQLLQQLHRMKRSLGSYRGRYSEIVSAYQILQRENKKLQGVLSQTQDKALRRIGELKEELQMDQQAKKHLQEEFDASVEEKDQLINVLQTQVSLLKKRLQNGQIGTELPDINIQSDPQVPSPTKEIRAEDTVEPGSNGSCGDSVKTLEALNQRAKHQENLLQRCQEHCTQLTNEKEALQEQLEERLQELEKIKDLHTSEKTKLITQLRDAKNLIEQLEQDKGMVIAETKRQMHETLEMKEEEIAQLCARIKQLTTQGKELKEQKEKSERAAFEELEKALSVAQKTEEARKKLQAEMDEKIKAVEKASEEERINLQRELSRVKQEVVEIMKKSSNDHVAELEQFHKKEMATKDQELNERLQAQEKAFQEVKAALEKKQSEFLKTLEEQQQQGSLAIEELELQKKAIQSECDKKVQEMHQEVETCRTRILELESSLAKYSQDDRKQSKELSTLMESEKQQHSKEINDMVERHEKELESMKQQQEKLWTEKMEILKQQQETEIEKMREKREQEIDTILKEKETDFRAHIEEMNEKMLEKLDVKQTELEALSSELSEALKIRHDLEQELSELNRKVCESKQESEGKLEEERKRHKEEVERMLKEHKMSNQGIEKVLKEELSQLKLSLEEKDRHLEELKSNEQKLKEATKGSEAELVQVSAKIEELSESHKEELVKLEQKLTDLRGEKSQLSKQLEKTESQLNEVKNELEAYITQTRDLKQCLQEQSEENTQKVTSLTQQHECQLKDLQREADETKRSLTEKQNEIEEVKKLQNKQVEELEQKLLAAEQRNSALQGEYESKLKHQENKMEKIKQKSKDMHETFKKKLAEQEAKLKKELEKQQLEFSQKESEFRAELSAMAHANSAGISDVVSKLESNQKEQLESLTEAHRRELEETTQSWEKKLDQQVKELQEKYEVELQEKEQEVGDLKQQLAALSAENEGSRTEVTRLKEQQLRGEESVRELQEQLLQSVAKESALSDRESDLKTQLKKLESDFNESLKEQSGLQEQLSKQKVVEEEDKAKIIELADRLQTLEEKLQTMQSSQCKDQESYEKKIEAIQLKETEFKRQLGELATLLDAYWKNGNASFQTKSSELVGKCNEKIDMVTNRIAECESRAAQVKEAIVIKRSKISELEAQLQEVTEHHSTASSSLQKATQQLQEKENFIISMRADIEGLLKEKEQLQKEREHHQQAVSEKETCITQLRKELSDNINAATSVREELQGKESEISALNKTINELNIRLESMISVTEKEAAMSLLREQHEEDRLQLLNQVQELLSKVEMLSQEKASALEQVDHCTAKLSEWKAKAQTRFTQNHDAIKDLQSKLELSNTEGNKKDEELNKLKEQLAKQSKDLDSLKSELEQKQNRREKQESELSAKLKKQAARIAELEEQLAQKTSENDSLMEELKKHKEQKDTEQKEIVWQLQQAEKVAFEKDNRFKEAEEKVLNLEKQIGSLKAEFEAKEREFDQIKSAILKSKEEELKELEERWDAENRAKMADLKKKAEQKIGSIKKQLVSQMKEKEQQFKQDRENQLRDLEQKVQESEAMVEFLKEKIKSTRDSTELEKEMLQKVESVKAAAEQERNNMLESVQQTYEEKIDVLQKSLAEKDELLQKYEKEQQESNESHLELLKKLECVEKSHQEEQSRTESLRKELEEQTKKYSLLADEHARCGDGLASNREKLNTEEQKRLETENVIGDLQKKLQETEIINQSLEEKIKELEDSLLKESEAQRIESLRHEEKLKSLQQQLEERKNNLKASEEKAKSGVELQVSVGDLCNQQKDLQTKLEETEREKQKLRKEVNTLQGDLRALRKEHQQELDIVKKESLEEMEQKIRCEKEDMELKHNSTLKQLMREFNTQLAEKERELETAVKETISKAQEVESELIESHHIETTQLHKKIAEKDDDLKRTVKKYEEILETREEEMTAKVHELQAQLEDLQKEYKQKMAEEEHWDSEKVTITELQAQLAQKTTLANDLKLKEQEFKEQIHVLEDQLKNYEKNMYVSSVGALYRGENLHCTNVSSFGEPTEFEYLRKVVFEYMMGRETKTMAKVITAVLKFPADQAQKILEREDARSLSWLPPS